In a single window of the Pseudodesulfovibrio profundus genome:
- a CDS encoding CatB-related O-acetyltransferase — MAIKLCGTEYLHVGRNTLYNEPISIVSSAEAEVHIGSFGAIGKNLKILTLNHDYNYPAVQGSLYRHYFESPHPGALGEGTRERTKGDVHIGSDVWIGDDVKIMSGVTIGHGCCIGAGSIVTRDLAPYSIAAGIPCKAIKQRYNDDMVHFLLELCWWDWSDEKIKSNKDFFMSNLSSMSVSDIQALIK, encoded by the coding sequence ATGGCTATTAAACTTTGCGGAACAGAATACCTTCATGTCGGGCGCAACACGCTTTACAATGAGCCCATCTCCATCGTTTCAAGTGCGGAAGCCGAAGTTCATATCGGATCGTTTGGAGCAATCGGTAAGAATCTCAAGATTCTGACACTCAATCATGACTACAACTACCCCGCTGTACAGGGCTCGCTTTATCGGCACTACTTTGAATCCCCGCATCCAGGAGCCCTAGGAGAAGGCACCCGGGAGCGAACCAAGGGGGACGTGCATATTGGGAGCGATGTCTGGATAGGTGACGATGTAAAGATCATGAGTGGCGTGACCATTGGTCATGGCTGCTGTATCGGAGCAGGCTCAATTGTGACCCGAGACCTGGCGCCATACAGCATAGCCGCAGGCATCCCCTGCAAAGCGATCAAACAACGCTACAATGACGACATGGTGCATTTCTTACTTGAACTGTGCTGGTGGGACTGGAGCGACGAAAAGATCAAGAGCAACAAGGACTTTTTCATGAGCAACCTGTCATCAATGTCCGTGTCGGATATTCAAGCCTTGATAAAGTGA
- a CDS encoding methyltransferase domain-containing protein, with protein sequence MSKEHTTTKDSQQSSIDLASALIKRGELVQARDLLSRRIINAPDDYKARLLLRESFLQPGTDSDHGTGEKSCPCCNNSFSFFLPGGPSFRPDACCPACESLERHRFLCLILERLLPATTADASMIHVAPEQSLSPILREKLNNRYFTIDRFADADIQCDLCLMPFGTDSIELFMANHVLEHVKDDRLAMREIRRILKPKGRALLQVPLDHTLSTTQEAPEGATHEDLLRLFGQDDHVRQYGTDFKDRLEQSGFTVREHTCFNTVTPKDIKTYGLHKDEIVWEAIKA encoded by the coding sequence ATGTCCAAAGAACATACCACGACAAAAGACTCGCAGCAGTCTTCGATTGACCTTGCCTCCGCTCTCATAAAAAGGGGTGAGCTAGTACAGGCTCGTGACCTTTTGTCCAGGCGCATAATCAATGCACCGGACGACTACAAGGCGCGACTTCTCCTGCGTGAAAGTTTCCTCCAACCGGGAACCGATTCCGACCATGGAACCGGCGAGAAATCCTGCCCGTGTTGCAATAACTCCTTTTCGTTTTTCCTTCCCGGTGGACCGTCTTTTCGACCGGATGCCTGCTGCCCTGCCTGTGAATCATTGGAACGACACCGCTTCCTGTGCCTTATCCTTGAGCGCTTGCTGCCAGCCACCACGGCAGATGCTTCCATGATTCACGTTGCCCCCGAGCAAAGCCTGAGCCCCATTCTTCGGGAAAAGCTCAACAACCGCTACTTCACCATCGATCGATTTGCCGACGCGGATATCCAGTGCGACCTGTGCTTGATGCCGTTTGGCACTGACTCCATTGAGCTTTTCATGGCCAATCATGTTCTGGAACATGTCAAGGATGACCGTCTTGCAATGCGTGAGATTCGCCGGATACTGAAACCTAAAGGAAGAGCACTGTTACAGGTTCCTTTGGACCACACGCTGTCCACGACACAGGAAGCGCCGGAAGGAGCGACTCACGAAGACCTTCTCAGGCTTTTTGGGCAGGACGACCATGTTCGTCAATATGGCACCGACTTCAAGGACCGTCTGGAACAATCGGGATTCACGGTTCGTGAACACACCTGTTTCAATACAGTCACGCCAAAAGACATTAAGACTTACGGCCTCCACAAGGACGAAATCGTATGGGAGGCGATCAAGGCATGA
- a CDS encoding FkbM family methyltransferase: MDINEYKSMTVALKKTFWKENPVQGTIPIELPHTPSFSMYCDNDDTVVKELYWTKFIGWEMTSLKIWCSLLESIPNGSSVYDIGTYTGIYSLIAGAKRPDTRIVAFDIQDICLDRVATNVEINDFSNIEWIKAACTNFDGEVEFHYYQEEGILSSVASTVQKAMNNLSAQSKAITLDSFTDEGTCVGLMKVDVEDAETSTMEGAKRLLATSQPDILMEVNNPDNIPALCSLFPNEYSFYIIDDANSRIAPISLTHDIYPGARNYLATARSKEDLLDRLEAVDVTIDHSQS, translated from the coding sequence ATGGATATCAACGAATATAAAAGCATGACCGTTGCCTTGAAGAAAACCTTCTGGAAAGAGAATCCGGTACAGGGGACCATCCCCATCGAACTACCGCATACTCCCAGTTTTTCGATGTACTGCGACAATGATGATACGGTCGTCAAAGAACTGTATTGGACCAAGTTCATTGGCTGGGAAATGACTTCACTGAAAATCTGGTGCTCACTGCTGGAGTCCATCCCAAATGGCTCAAGCGTGTACGATATCGGCACGTATACCGGCATATATTCACTCATTGCAGGCGCCAAAAGACCTGATACCCGTATCGTCGCCTTTGACATACAGGACATCTGCCTGGACAGAGTGGCAACCAATGTCGAAATAAATGACTTCAGTAATATTGAGTGGATAAAAGCCGCGTGTACGAATTTTGATGGAGAAGTTGAATTTCACTATTACCAGGAAGAAGGCATCCTTTCTTCAGTAGCCAGCACTGTGCAAAAAGCCATGAACAACCTCTCTGCACAAAGCAAAGCGATCACTCTGGACAGTTTCACCGATGAAGGCACTTGCGTCGGATTAATGAAAGTCGATGTGGAAGACGCAGAAACCAGTACCATGGAAGGGGCAAAACGGTTGCTCGCCACCAGTCAGCCGGACATACTGATGGAGGTCAACAACCCGGATAATATACCAGCGCTTTGCTCGTTGTTTCCCAACGAATACAGCTTTTATATCATTGATGATGCCAATTCGAGAATAGCGCCGATCTCCTTGACCCACGACATTTATCCCGGTGCGAGGAATTATCTGGCAACTGCACGCAGCAAAGAGGACCTGTTGGATAGGCTCGAAGCCGTGGATGTGACAATTGATCACAGCCAGTCATAA
- a CDS encoding cytidylyltransferase domain-containing protein gives MFYPSKSELKAALPDCLASRSCSPFMKLFSHKTTPLDLICAYTFFCRGKSEAATDICDAKGIDKHILLDIGSLHQMLRQEYHWGDWCPSSPEQSTSHKIAALIPARGDSKGIPLKNLAKLNGQSLLEIAIAKARESRFINRIIVDTDNDAIKKEALKAGAEVLYKRPKILAGDFSDLADAKLLTTFWLELMEGYWFDYLAVLTTPHPLWPVGELDKAFEKFIASDHTSLITVVPTDFSWDAYYSLDGNEADCIATRKSGRLFSRNGAFSISSRGPNKHYGSPQYKKLYSAEFTTMTYPLEQEHGFDIDTQEDLDKCERLIRNKDKVTAITPSQCRAHLEKSDLTLPNNENDLTVIIHYPQGNDMLAFDESPAFMRLLKTLSGNGISGNYVVAGKSELANVVAAHFGLPHIAAENILKRNGALYGSFIKALKSTFDSTGPTVYLNGYAGRLKSRTINDLIDVVCRSDRSFCTSLRTPDRPPQWCVEIKDDVMSPLTSCYIGFRQKIQTTYVQSYLLAGYGIKADHRTHFTDYVTIDDCESGLLANAVNVIEMDKA, from the coding sequence ATGTTTTATCCGTCAAAATCCGAACTGAAAGCAGCCCTGCCGGACTGTCTTGCTTCACGTTCCTGCAGCCCGTTCATGAAGCTTTTCTCGCACAAGACCACGCCGCTGGACCTGATCTGTGCATATACATTCTTTTGCAGAGGCAAGAGTGAGGCCGCAACGGACATTTGCGACGCCAAAGGCATCGACAAACATATTTTGCTGGATATCGGTTCCCTTCACCAAATGCTACGGCAGGAATACCACTGGGGAGATTGGTGTCCGTCCTCTCCTGAGCAATCCACCTCGCACAAGATTGCTGCATTGATCCCGGCTCGTGGTGACTCAAAAGGCATCCCGCTGAAGAATCTTGCCAAGCTGAACGGCCAAAGCCTTCTTGAAATAGCCATAGCCAAAGCCCGCGAAAGCCGATTCATCAATCGAATCATCGTGGACACGGATAATGACGCGATCAAAAAAGAAGCTCTCAAGGCTGGCGCCGAAGTTCTGTACAAGCGGCCCAAAATACTGGCCGGGGATTTCAGCGATCTTGCTGATGCCAAGCTACTGACGACCTTCTGGCTTGAACTCATGGAAGGCTACTGGTTCGATTACCTTGCTGTCCTGACAACACCGCATCCGCTGTGGCCCGTAGGTGAACTGGATAAGGCCTTTGAAAAATTCATTGCCTCCGACCACACCTCATTGATCACCGTTGTTCCCACGGACTTCTCATGGGATGCCTACTACTCTCTTGACGGTAATGAGGCAGACTGTATTGCAACACGCAAATCCGGCAGACTGTTCTCGCGAAACGGCGCATTTTCAATCAGTTCCCGTGGCCCGAACAAACATTATGGCTCGCCGCAATACAAAAAGTTATACTCGGCCGAATTTACAACCATGACCTATCCTCTGGAGCAGGAGCATGGATTTGACATCGACACCCAAGAAGATCTGGATAAGTGCGAACGGCTTATTCGTAACAAAGACAAGGTGACAGCCATCACCCCATCCCAGTGCCGTGCGCATCTCGAAAAGAGTGACCTGACGCTACCGAACAATGAGAACGATCTGACCGTCATCATTCATTACCCGCAAGGGAATGACATGCTGGCATTCGATGAATCTCCTGCTTTCATGCGACTTTTAAAGACGTTGTCCGGCAACGGTATCTCAGGAAACTATGTCGTGGCCGGAAAATCAGAACTCGCAAACGTTGTCGCAGCGCATTTCGGGCTTCCCCATATTGCGGCAGAGAACATATTGAAAAGAAACGGTGCGTTATACGGCTCGTTCATCAAGGCCCTCAAGTCAACTTTCGACAGTACAGGGCCGACCGTGTATCTTAATGGATATGCTGGCAGATTAAAGAGCAGGACCATCAATGATCTCATCGATGTGGTATGTCGTTCGGATCGTTCGTTTTGCACTTCCCTGCGCACTCCCGACCGACCGCCGCAGTGGTGTGTCGAGATCAAAGACGATGTAATGTCGCCGCTCACGAGTTGCTACATAGGCTTTCGTCAGAAGATCCAGACAACCTATGTGCAATCATATCTGCTGGCTGGTTATGGCATCAAGGCAGATCACCGTACGCATTTCACCGATTATGTAACCATTGATGACTGTGAAAGCGGTTTGCTTGCCAATGCAGTCAATGTGATTGAAATGGACAAGGCGTAA
- a CDS encoding glycosyltransferase family 8 protein — protein MRRRVPIAFCLSRNFLLLLKVALDSLLRTASAKTYYEIYVIADDLTREDMESLDAVAAPYSDACDIIYRPIDNSLFTDNGFDPKNGSFSYYYRLAIPSLVPEHSKILYSDADVLFFGDLGKYYEMELGDKFLGVVQFDHPSYFTADYEFDTKYFASGNLLMNLDACREFGLLSQIAKVAQKYQGQLRHHDQDCLNVMFYDQVEYLPLNFCVNHKLHQDIDRGRYFDVHLRNYDKDAIWHAINHPDIVHYTGPKPDKASPSCTVWQKACAEAGLIDEYIESVIKERGK, from the coding sequence ATGAGAAGACGTGTTCCCATAGCTTTTTGCCTGAGCAGAAACTTCCTGCTGCTTCTCAAGGTTGCACTGGATTCGCTCCTGCGCACAGCCAGCGCCAAGACGTATTATGAAATATACGTCATCGCCGACGACCTGACCCGGGAGGACATGGAATCCCTTGATGCCGTTGCCGCACCGTATTCGGATGCATGCGACATCATCTACCGCCCGATCGACAACAGCTTGTTTACTGACAATGGATTTGATCCGAAGAACGGCTCATTTTCATATTACTACAGGCTCGCTATCCCGTCCCTTGTGCCGGAACATTCCAAAATTCTGTACAGCGATGCAGACGTACTCTTTTTCGGTGATCTCGGAAAATATTACGAAATGGAACTGGGAGACAAATTCCTCGGGGTGGTCCAGTTTGACCATCCTTCATATTTTACTGCCGACTATGAATTTGACACCAAGTATTTTGCCTCGGGCAATCTCTTGATGAACCTTGATGCATGCCGGGAGTTCGGCCTGCTCAGCCAAATCGCCAAGGTCGCTCAAAAGTATCAGGGCCAGTTGCGCCATCATGATCAGGATTGTCTCAATGTCATGTTCTACGATCAGGTCGAATACCTTCCCCTCAATTTTTGCGTGAATCACAAGCTGCATCAGGACATTGATCGCGGCAGATATTTTGATGTCCACCTGCGCAACTACGATAAAGACGCCATATGGCATGCCATCAACCATCCTGACATCGTCCATTACACGGGCCCCAAGCCAGACAAGGCAAGCCCCAGTTGCACGGTGTGGCAAAAGGCATGCGCCGAGGCCGGGCTGATCGACGAGTATATCGAATCCGTAATCAAAGAGCGTGGCAAATAA
- a CDS encoding polysaccharide pyruvyl transferase family protein, translating into MNLLYFKGHPPNFGDELNWYIFESLFMNDEFKAVEPQTYFMGVGSILHPAYFERFSSEKGDPVTEGTDGPIMNKAVVFGSGVREHSLDYDPETMDFRFVRGPISSQQTGAKNIADAAYLLPLMKEHENICALPKKHKVSFMPYFHHAFSLDYDKVAEETGVNIIQPYAEVDTILQEVQQSELVIAGAMHGCIAADIYRVPWIRLRLKTHEANPVVQSVKWRDYAESMEMDTLSTIRMENENTPDIPANAALQQELIDALNGLSSVTPCLSSDRVFDERVEQLADEVRSFSKDYGIPINSVRTILE; encoded by the coding sequence ATGAATCTTCTGTACTTCAAGGGACATCCCCCGAATTTTGGTGACGAACTCAACTGGTACATCTTTGAAAGCCTGTTCATGAATGACGAGTTCAAGGCCGTGGAACCACAGACCTACTTCATGGGGGTCGGGTCCATTCTGCACCCTGCATATTTTGAACGGTTCAGCAGTGAAAAAGGTGATCCGGTGACTGAAGGCACGGACGGGCCAATCATGAACAAGGCGGTTGTTTTCGGATCAGGTGTCCGTGAGCACAGTCTGGATTACGACCCCGAGACTATGGATTTCCGCTTTGTTCGGGGTCCCATTTCTTCGCAGCAGACCGGAGCCAAGAACATCGCTGACGCCGCCTATCTGCTCCCGCTGATGAAAGAACATGAAAATATCTGTGCGCTTCCCAAAAAGCACAAGGTCTCATTCATGCCGTACTTTCACCATGCTTTCTCCCTGGACTACGACAAAGTGGCCGAGGAAACAGGCGTCAACATCATTCAGCCCTACGCCGAGGTCGACACCATCCTGCAGGAGGTCCAGCAATCCGAATTGGTCATTGCCGGTGCAATGCACGGCTGCATCGCAGCCGACATCTACCGCGTACCGTGGATTCGATTGCGCCTGAAGACCCATGAAGCCAACCCGGTCGTACAGTCCGTCAAGTGGCGGGATTATGCGGAATCCATGGAAATGGACACCCTTTCCACTATTCGCATGGAGAACGAGAACACTCCGGACATACCGGCCAATGCCGCCCTGCAACAGGAATTGATTGATGCGTTGAACGGATTATCCAGCGTCACTCCCTGCCTCTCTTCGGATCGGGTGTTTGATGAGCGGGTGGAGCAACTGGCAGATGAAGTACGTTCTTTCTCAAAAGATTACGGCATCCCCATCAATTCGGTAAGGACAATTCTGGAGTAG
- a CDS encoding IS3 family transposase (programmed frameshift), whose product MTKSNKRRKHSDKFKAKVALEAIRGVKTLAQLAAEYKVHPNQISTWKRQLLENAEGIFSGGKKAKSQEEVTAPLFEEIGRLKMDIKWLEKKLLSLPLEVRRQWIKPDREYSIRRQCKLAGISRSGFYYKPAAESDENLALMRLIDEQYLRQPDYGSPRMTDWLKTQGHQINHKRVERLMQLMGLQAITPGPHTSVPNPEHPVFPYLLKGVAIERKNQVWSADITYIPMQRGFLYLVAVIDWWSRFVLAWELSNSMDSSFCVDALSKALRISTPEMFNTDQGAQFTSREFTGVLQSKGIAISMDGKGRAIDNVFIERLWWTVKYEDVYPKAYSDGIELYHGLTRYFRYYNEERGHSSLDKRTPAAVYRGNLNVH is encoded by the exons ATGACAAAGAGCAACAAAAGACGGAAGCATTCGGATAAGTTCAAGGCCAAGGTCGCGCTGGAAGCTATCCGTGGCGTGAAAACGTTGGCGCAGTTGGCTGCGGAGTACAAAGTGCATCCCAACCAGATATCCACCTGGAAAAGGCAGCTCCTTGAAAATGCCGAAGGAATCTTTTCCGGTGGCAAGAAAGCCAAGAGCCAGGAGGAGGTCACCGCACCTTTGTTCGAGGAGATCGGTCGGCTCAAGATGGATATCAAGTGGCTTGAAAAAAAGTTGT TAAGCCTGCCGCTTGAGGTACGCCGCCAGTGGATCAAACCGGATCGGGAGTATTCCATCCGGCGGCAATGCAAGTTGGCAGGCATTTCCCGCTCGGGGTTTTACTACAAACCTGCAGCCGAGTCCGATGAGAACTTGGCCTTGATGCGTCTCATCGACGAGCAGTATCTGCGTCAGCCGGATTACGGCTCGCCGCGCATGACGGATTGGCTGAAGACACAAGGCCATCAGATCAACCACAAGCGAGTTGAGCGACTGATGCAGCTGATGGGCTTGCAAGCGATTACTCCAGGGCCGCATACGAGTGTCCCCAACCCGGAGCATCCCGTGTTTCCTTATCTGCTGAAAGGAGTTGCCATTGAGCGAAAGAATCAAGTCTGGAGTGCTGACATCACCTACATCCCCATGCAGCGCGGCTTTCTGTATCTGGTGGCAGTGATTGACTGGTGGAGCCGATTCGTATTGGCTTGGGAACTGTCAAATTCCATGGACAGTTCGTTTTGCGTGGACGCACTGAGCAAGGCATTGCGCATCTCCACGCCAGAGATGTTCAATACGGACCAGGGAGCGCAATTCACGAGCCGTGAATTTACCGGCGTTTTGCAGAGCAAGGGCATTGCAATCAGCATGGACGGCAAAGGCCGTGCAATCGACAACGTATTTATCGAGCGGTTGTGGTGGACGGTGAAATACGAGGATGTTTACCCCAAGGCGTATTCTGATGGAATCGAGCTATACCATGGGCTTACGCGCTATTTTCGGTATTACAACGAAGAGCGCGGACATTCGTCGTTGGACAAAAGAACTCCCGCTGCCGTATACAGAGGCAACCTGAATGTTCATTGA
- a CDS encoding glycosyltransferase: MSTSVNDTIQASIIIPLFNRADLTRNCWNSIIERTGDIRYEVIFVDNASTDETPSFLEAIKGNANPLVTVLTNAKNEGFARACNQGVEAARSEVVVLLNNDTVVHENWLAPLLEELATHPETGVVGSRLLYPDGTIQHAGVCIDRKHIPFHPFVGAAFDDPRVCERRSFRIVTGACMALRKAEFTDLGGFDAGYINGHEDVDLCLRYDELGKHSVYRPDSVVTHFESQSDGRMDHCQPNTHRTLRRWHNRLMQDDFNYDFIESERQRAQSPLCIAIKTPTINKRAELSPTGVKAEAIARGLSRMGHNVEIHANPDWGLDDRKQDITIVLPGITPYLPKPYSRTLLWLSNHKQLRAVGEKALSSYQLVICTPDLVDTLPDRTQALTLPSLNNDLSQEDLDTLEAALLKQATQEPPAQNISEPSGKVSVLMPTYNRRKTLGAAIRSVIAQNYSNWELIVVNDGGEDVSDIIEAFNDKRITYHDNERGSKGKAVNTAFSLSTGEYIAYLDDDDVWYPHHLERAMFMLCNMPGVDMTYSDTVNTTKEACGDTHKITSSLPVQSPQVTFADLLETNCIPGITVVHSRTLFETVGGMDEKLKVLIDFDMWRRLAMVTSPYHVSEATAEHFIRPAKTTTGEGQITNLHLASRREYLANACRVLRKKMPTTLSARLQSLQHDIRKKVQALFLQAQGDYFSEKGEHQRAAASYKLAGTLTLNLSRKLINRSLSQTNTLEEQ, from the coding sequence ATGAGCACTTCCGTCAATGACACCATCCAGGCAAGCATCATCATCCCACTGTTCAATCGTGCGGACTTAACCAGAAATTGCTGGAATTCGATCATCGAGCGCACTGGAGACATTCGATACGAAGTCATTTTCGTGGACAATGCTTCCACAGACGAAACGCCTTCATTTCTGGAAGCCATCAAAGGGAATGCGAATCCACTTGTTACAGTACTGACCAATGCGAAAAATGAGGGGTTCGCCCGTGCCTGCAATCAGGGGGTCGAAGCTGCCCGAAGTGAAGTGGTTGTGCTGCTCAACAACGATACCGTAGTCCATGAAAACTGGCTGGCCCCGCTTCTGGAAGAGCTTGCAACCCATCCGGAAACAGGCGTGGTCGGTTCCCGCCTGCTGTACCCGGACGGTACTATCCAGCACGCCGGGGTCTGCATAGATCGCAAACATATCCCCTTTCACCCGTTTGTAGGGGCTGCGTTTGACGATCCACGCGTATGCGAACGTCGTTCTTTCCGCATTGTCACCGGCGCCTGCATGGCTCTTCGTAAGGCGGAGTTTACTGATCTCGGAGGGTTTGATGCAGGCTACATCAACGGACATGAAGACGTTGACCTCTGTCTGCGTTACGACGAACTAGGTAAGCACTCGGTCTACCGCCCCGACAGCGTGGTCACTCATTTCGAGAGTCAGTCCGATGGCCGCATGGACCATTGCCAGCCCAATACACACCGAACCCTGCGCCGCTGGCACAACCGACTCATGCAGGACGATTTCAATTATGATTTCATTGAATCCGAAAGGCAACGCGCACAGTCACCGCTCTGCATTGCCATCAAGACTCCCACCATCAACAAGCGGGCAGAACTATCCCCCACCGGCGTAAAGGCAGAGGCAATCGCACGCGGCCTCAGCCGCATGGGGCACAACGTCGAGATTCATGCCAACCCGGACTGGGGACTTGATGACCGCAAGCAGGATATCACCATCGTGCTGCCGGGCATAACCCCCTATCTCCCCAAGCCCTACTCCCGCACGCTCCTGTGGTTGTCCAACCACAAGCAACTCCGTGCCGTTGGCGAAAAAGCCCTGTCCAGCTATCAGCTCGTCATCTGCACACCTGACCTTGTTGACACACTTCCCGACCGGACGCAGGCATTGACGCTGCCCTCCCTCAACAACGACCTGTCGCAAGAGGACCTCGACACCCTTGAGGCAGCTTTGCTCAAGCAGGCAACACAAGAACCACCGGCACAAAACATTTCCGAACCCAGCGGCAAAGTGTCCGTGCTCATGCCGACCTACAACCGAAGAAAGACGTTGGGAGCAGCCATCCGCTCGGTCATTGCCCAGAACTATTCGAACTGGGAGTTGATCGTCGTCAATGACGGCGGTGAAGATGTTTCCGACATCATCGAGGCTTTCAATGACAAGCGGATCACCTATCACGACAATGAGCGTGGCTCCAAAGGCAAGGCTGTGAATACTGCCTTTTCGCTCTCTACCGGAGAGTATATCGCCTATCTTGATGATGACGATGTCTGGTATCCGCATCACCTGGAACGGGCCATGTTCATGCTGTGCAACATGCCCGGCGTCGACATGACGTATTCGGACACCGTGAACACCACGAAAGAAGCATGCGGCGATACCCACAAAATCACATCCAGCCTGCCGGTTCAGAGTCCACAGGTCACCTTTGCCGACCTGCTGGAAACCAACTGCATCCCGGGCATCACGGTCGTCCATAGTCGCACGCTCTTTGAAACCGTGGGCGGAATGGACGAAAAACTCAAGGTGCTTATCGACTTTGACATGTGGCGGAGACTGGCCATGGTAACATCGCCGTACCATGTGTCCGAGGCAACAGCCGAGCACTTCATCAGGCCAGCTAAAACCACGACTGGCGAAGGGCAGATCACGAATCTGCATCTGGCGTCCAGGCGTGAGTACCTTGCCAACGCCTGCAGGGTGCTTCGCAAAAAAATGCCGACCACCCTCTCTGCGAGACTGCAATCCCTGCAACATGACATACGCAAAAAAGTGCAGGCCCTATTTCTTCAGGCGCAAGGAGACTACTTCAGTGAAAAAGGGGAGCACCAGCGTGCAGCAGCGAGCTACAAGCTGGCAGGAACCCTGACGCTTAATCTGAGCAGGAAACTGATCAATCGTTCCTTGTCCCAAACCAACACACTTGAGGAGCAGTAG